In the Streptomyces sp. NBC_00193 genome, ACCGACCCGTACGGCGGGTTCACTGCGGCGGTGCCGGCGGGCGAGTACCGGCTGGCCGTCACGGCCGAGGGGTACGCGCCCTTCCACGGGGCAACGCTGGTGGGGGACCCGGCGCAGCCCGGTACCGGGGAGATCGTGCTGGACTCGGTGGATCCGCCGCTGCTCCCGCAGCCGGGCCACTGGGAGCTCGACCCGGGGCATTCGTCGATCGGGTTCTCGGCCCGGCACATCGGCTTCGCCCGGATCAACGGCCGGTTCAACACCTTCGCCGGCGCGGTGCGGATAGCCGACCGCATGGAGGACTCCTCCATGCGCGTGATCATCGACGCGGCGAGCATCGACACCGGGCTGCGGATGCGGGACGACCACCTGCGTTCCGCGGACTTCCTGGACGCGGCCCGCTACCCGACGGTGGAGTTCTACAGCGAGCGGTTCATCCACCGCAGCGGCAGCCACTGGTCCGTGGCGGGCGCTCTCACCCTCCACGGGGTCAGCCGGTCCGTCACCCTGGACACCCGGTACCTGGGTCTGGGCACGGGCCTGGAGGGCGAGCCGAGGGCGGCCTGCCGGGCGACGGCCGAGCTGAACCGCGAGGACTTCACGCTGAACTGGCAGTCGATGCTGGCGCAGGGGATCGCGGCGATCGGCTCGAACGTGGAAGTGGCCCTGGACATGCAGGTCGTGCACAAGGCCTGACGGGGCGGGGGCCGGTCGCTACGGGGCTTCGAGCCAGCCGTCGTACTCGGCGGCGAGCTCGTCCAGGGCCGTGGCGTCCAGCCGTTCGCGCGGGTCCTCGACGACCACCAGCCACTGGGCGTCCTCGGCGTCGTCCTCGCCGGCGAGGGCGTCGCGGACCAGCTGCGGTTCCTCCGGGAGGCCGAAGCGGTCGACCACCTCCTGCGCCACCTCCTCGGCGGCGTCGCGGTCGGGCAGGACCAGTACATGTCGCACGTTCACCCGGACATTCTCGGGTACGGGGGAGCGGGCTGCGGAAGGGGGCCGGGGAAGCGGGCCGCGGAGCGGGCTTCGGAAGGGGCCGGGCCGCGAGGGTCTGTCGGTGCGGCGTGGGATGCTGGAGGCGATGGCCACCAGGAAGAATTCCACCGACGATCCGCTCGCCCCGATCACCCTCGCGGTGGGGCAGGAGGACCTGCTGCTCGACCGCGCCGTGCGGGAGGTCGTGACGGCGGCGCGCGCCGCCGACACCGACACGGACGTGCGTGACCTCGCCTCCGATCAGCTCCAGCCGGGCACCCTGGCCGAATTGACCAGCCCCTCGCTCTTCTCGGAGCGCAAGGTGCTCGTCGTGCGCAATGCGCAGGACCTCTCGGCCGACACGGTCAAGGAGGTCAAGGCGTACCTCGCCGCGCCGTTCGAGGAGATCGCCCTCGTCCTCCTGCACGCGGGCGGCGTCAAGGGCAAGGGCCTGCTGGACGCCGCGCGCAAGGCGGGTGCCCGCGAGATCGCCTGCCCGAAGATGACCAAGCCGGCGGACCGGATGGCGTTCGTGCGGGGAGAGTTCCGGACGCTGGGCCGTTCGGCCACGCCCGAGGCCTGCCAGACGCTGGTCGACGCGATCGGCAGCGACCTGCGGGAGCTGGCGAGCGCGGCCGCGCAGCTGTGCGCGGACGTCGAGGGCACGATCGACGAGGCCGTGGTCGGCCGCTACTACACCGGCCGGGCCGAGGCCTCGAGCTTCACGGTCGCCGACCGGGCGGTCGAGGGGCGCGCCGCGGAGGCCCTGGAGGCCCTGCGCTGGTCCCTGTCCACCGGGGTGGCCCCGGTCCTGATCACCAGCGCGCTGGCCCAGGCGGTACGGGCGATCGGGAAGCTGGCCTCGGCCCCGCGGGGGGCCCGCCCCGGGGACCTCGCGCGTGACCTCGGCATGCCGCCGTGGAAGATCGACCGGGTCCGGCAGCAGATGCGCGGGTGGTCGGCGGACGGCGTCTCGGACGCGCTGCGCGCGGTGGCCGCGGCGGACGCGGGGGTCAAGGGCGGGGGCGACGATCCGGAGTACGCGCTGGAGAAGGCGGTCGTCGCGGTGGCGCGGGCGGCCCGCCCCCAGCGCGGCTGACTCCTCCACCGGGCAGCTCCGCCGGTTCCCGGGCAGGTCCACCGGGGCCCGGGGGGCGTTCACTGGCTCCCCGTGGACGCCCCAGCTTCTGGGCACGTCCCCGGCCCCCGGGAATCCGGTCGGGCGCTGGGACTGGTGGGCGATACGCGCGGGTGCGGGCAAGGCCTACCTCGCGCTGCCCCAGTACGACGGCGACCGCCGCCTCGTCACGGCCTCGACCGAAGCCGATCCCGAGAGCTACTCCCCGGAGCAGGCCCGGGAGGACCATCTGGCCCAGCCGCTGGTGCAGGACGTGGCCCAGCGGGCCGTCGCGGGGGACCCGCACTTCGGGATGTCGTTGCTGGTCAACGACCCCGTCGCGTACTTCGCCCAGGAGCACGAGGAAGCCCGGCTGCGGTCGGTCCGGTGCGCGGTGCCCGGCTTCGCCCTGGTCACCCTCGACGGCGCGTGGACGGACGCGCGCACGGAGGCCGAGGGCCGCTGGGAGCAGGCCAACCGCTATCTCGACAATCTCGACGCCGAGGCGGTCGTCCTCGACGTGCTCTGCCACTCCTGAGCGCACACGCCGAAGGCCCTGCACACGCCGAAGGCCCCGGCCGCTGCCCTGGGGAAGGGAGGCGGTCGGGGCCTTCGGTTACTTCTCGATTTGCACCGCACCCGCGTGGCGAACGCTTCGTGTGCGGCGCGGAGTGCCGGTCGGGAGCGGGAGAGAGGGCCCGCTGGATCCTTGCCCGGCGATCACATCAGGGGCTCAGCCCTGAAGGGAGGCAACCTTGGTGGCCAGCGCCGACTTCTTGTTGGCGGCGGCGTTCTTGTGGATGACACCCTTCGAGACGGCCTTGTCGAGCGCGCGGGAAGCGGCGCGGGAAGCCACGGTGGCCTTCTCGACGTCACCGGCGACGACGGCCTCACGGGCCTTGCGGATGGCGGTCTTGAGCGAGGACTTGACGGCCTTGTTGCGAAGGCGAGCCTTCTCGTTCGTCTTGTTGCGCTTGACCTGGGACTTGATGTTCGCCACGAAAGAGCCTTTGCAGGTTCAGAGATTTGATCTTCGGATTGCGTCCCGTAGAGCTAGAGGGCACACGAGACACAGCTGCTCAGGTTACCAGCTGCCTTCCGACCGGCCCAAACCGAGCGCACTCTCCGGTTCATGGGACGATGGGAGTCTGCGTATAGATCCGACTAGACCCGACCAGATCTGATTTCACGCAGACCGACGCCCACCACTTCGTTCCGACTGCGACCCGAGAATCAGGACACTGCGTGCCCGCGATCCCCAGCCACGTGCCCGAGCCGAGCCGTACCGACCCGGCGCTGATCCGCAACTTCTGCATCATCGCGCACATCGACCACGGCAAGTCGACCCTTGCCGACCGGATGCTCCAGCTCACCGGTGTGGTGGACTCGCGGCAGATGCGCGCCCAGTACCTCGACCGCATGGACATCGAGCGTGAGCGCGGCATCACGATCAAGTCCCAGGCCGTCCGGCTGCCCTGGGCGCCGAACACGGGCGAGGACCAGGGCAAGACCCACGTCCTGAACATGATCGACACCCCCGGGCACGTCGACTTCACCTACGAGGTCTCGCGCTCCCTGGCGGCGTGCGAGGGCACGGTCCTCCTGGTGGACGCGGCTCAGGGCATCGAGGCGCAGACCCTCGCCAACCTGTACCTGGCGATGGAGAAGGACCTCGCGATCGTCCCGGTCCTGAACAAGATCGACCTGCCGGCCGCCCAGCCGGAGAAGTTCGCCGAGGAGCTCGCGAACCTGGTCGGCTGCCAGCCCGAGGACGTCCTGCGCGTCTCGGCGAAGACCGGTCTCGGCGTGGACGTGCTGCTCGACAAGATCGTCGCCACGGTCCCGGCCCCGGTCGGTCCCAAGGACGCCCCGGCCCGCGCGATGATCTTCGACTCCGTCTACGACTCGTACCGCGGTGTCGTCACCTACGTGCGTGTGGTCGACGGCCAGCTCAACAAGCGCGAGCGCATCCGGATGATGTCGACCGGCGCCACGCACGAGCTGCTGGAGATCGGTGTCTCCTCCCCGGAGATGACCCCGGCCGACGGCATCGGCGTCGGCGAGGTGGGCTACATCATCACCGGCGTGAAGGACGTCCGTCAGTCCAAGGTCGGTGACACCATCACCAGCCTGAACAACGGCGCGACCGAGGCCCTCGGCGGCTACAAGGACCCGCGGCCGATGGTCTTCTCGGGTCTGTACCCGCTCGACGGCTCGGACTACCCGGACCTGCGCGAGGCCCTGGACAAGCTGCAGCTCAACGATGCCGCGCTGGTCTACGAGCCCGAGACCTCGGCGGCGCTGGGCTTCGGCTTCCGCGTCGGCTTCCTCGGCCTGCTCCACCTGGACGTGGTGCGCGAGCGCCTGGAGCGCGAGTTCGGCCTCGACCTGATCGCCACCGCGCCGAACGTGGTCTACCGCGTCGTCCTCGAGGACGGCAAGGAGGTCACCGTCACCAACCCGAGCGAGTTCCCCGAGGGCAAGATCAGGGACGTGTTCGAGCCGGTCGTACGGGCCACCCTGCTCGCGCCCTCCGAGTTCATCGGCGCGATCATGGAGCTCTGCCAGCAGCGCCGCGGCACCCTCCTCGGGATGGACTACCTCTCCGAGGACCGGGTCGAGATCCGCTACACGCTCCCGCTCGCGGAGATCGTCTTCGACTTCTTCGACCAGCTGAAGTCCAAGACGCGCGGTTACGCCTCCCTCGACTACGAGCCCACCGGCGAGCAGGCCGGCAGCCTGGTCAAGGTCGACATCCTGCTGCACGGCGACAAGGTCGACGCCTTCTCCGCCGTCTGCCACAAGGACGCCGCCTACGCCTACGGCGTGCGCCTGGTCGCCAAGCTGCGCGAGCTCATCCCGCGGCAGGCCTTCGAGATCCCGATCCAGGCGGCCGTCGGCTCCCGCGTCATCGCCCGCGAGACCATCCGCGCCATCCGCAAGGACGTCCTCGCCAAGTGCTACGGCGGTGACATCTCCCGTAAGCGGAAGCTGCTGGAGAAGCAGAAGGAAGGCAAGAAGCGCATGAAGATGGTCGGCTCCGTGGAGGTCCCGCAGGAGGCCTTCATCGCCGTCCTCTCCAGCGACGAGTCCGGCGGCAAGAAGAAGTAGCCGCCGTCTCGGCGTCCGATGTGCAGCAGGCCCCCGCGCTTTGGCGCGGGGGCCTGTTTCGTTATGAATCGGCTCCCCAAGGCCTCTTACGCGCCAGGCGGAGGGCCCCTAGTCTGATCACTGCTCGTTGGTTACTCGCCAGTTTTTTTGGTCGGATGCTGCCAAGCCCTGACTCAGCCACCCACCCTGACCCACCACCCAGTCAGTCCGCCCCTGTGATGAACAGGCCCTGCCGAGTGGTCCGGAGGATGTCCGTGAGCGCCACACAGACCTTGATCGAGAACCGTCCGCCCACCGTGGCGACCCTCTTCCTGGAGCGCGTCGCCGCCACGCCGAACGGCGAGGCCTATCGCTATCCGGTGCCCGCCGCGGACGGCCGGGGCGGCCCGGACGACTGGAAGTCGCTCAGCTGGGGCCAGGCCGCCGAGCGGGTTTTCGCCATCGCGGCCGGACTCGTCGAGCTCGGGATCCAGCCGGAGCAGCGCGTCGCGCTGGCTTCCAACACCCGGGTCGAGTGGATCCTCGCGGACCTGGGCGTGATGTGCGCCGGCGGCGCCGTCACCACCATCTACCCGAGCACGAACGCCGAGGAATCGGCGTTCATCCTCTCCGACTCCGAGAGCCGGATCCTGATCGCCGAGGACGCCGCGCAGCTGGCCAAGGCCCGTGAGCGCCGCGCCGACCTGCCCGAGCTCGCCCACGTCGTGGTCGTCGAGGCAGCCGACGCGATCCCGGCCGACGGCGACCCCGAGGGCTGGGTGCTCTCGCTGGCCGACCTGGAGGAGCGCGGCCGCGCGTACCTGGCCAAGCACCCCGAGGCCGTCAAGGAGCGGATCGCGGCCATCACCGCGGACCAGCTCGCCACCCTCATCTACACCTCGGGCACCACCGGCCGGCCCAAGGGCGTGCGGCTGCCGCACGACAACTGGTCGTACATGGCCAAGGCCACCGTGGCGACCGGCCTGATCACCAAGGACGACGTCCAGTACCTCTGGCTGCCGCTCGCGCACGTCTTCGGCAAGGTGCTCACCTCCGGCCAGATCGAGGTCGGCCACGTCACCGCCGTCGACGGCCGCATCGACAAGATCATCGAGAACCTGCCGATCGTCCAGCCGACCTACATGGCGGCCGTTCCGCGCATCTTCGAGAAGGTCTACAACGGGGTCGCGGCCAAGGCCAGGGCCGGCGGCGGCGCCAAGTACAAGATCTTCCAGTGGTCCGTCGGCGTGGCCCGCGAGTACGCCAAGGTCACCCAGGACAACTTCCGCCGCACCGGCCGGGTGAGCGCCCCGATGGGCCTCACCGCCAAGCACAAGATCGCCGACGCGCTCGTCTACTCCAAGCTCCGCGAGGCCTTCGGCGGCAACCTGCGCGCCGCCGTCTCCGGCGCCTCCGCCCTCGCCCCCGAGATCGGCTACTTCTTCTCCGGCGCGGGCATCCACATCCTGGAGGGCTACGGGCTCACCGAGTCCAGCGCCGCCTCCTTCGTCAACCCCGGCGAGGCCTACCGCACCGGCACCGTCGGCAAGCCGCTCCCCGGCACCGAGGTCCGCATCGCCGACGACGGCGAGGTGCTCCTGCGCGGCCCCGGCATCATGCAGGGCTACCACGGGCAGCCCGAGAAGACCGCCGAGGTGCTGGAGGCCGACGGCTGGCTGCACACGGGCGACATCGGCGAGCTCTCCGCCGACGGCTACCTGCGCATCACCGACCGCAAGAAGGACCTGATCAAGACCTCGGGCGGCAAGTACGTCGCCCCGGCGGAGATCGAGGGCCAGTTCAAGGCGCTCTGCCCCTACGTCTCCAGCATCGTCGTCCACGGCGCCGACCGGAACTTCTGCTCCGCGCTCATCGCCCTCGACGAGCCCTCCATCCTGGTCTGGGCCGCCGAGAGCGGCCTGGAGGGCAAGACGTACTCCCAGGTCCTGGCCGCCCCCGAGACCAACCGCCTCATCGAGACCTACGTCCAGACCCTCAACGAGGGCCTCCAGCGCTGGCAGACGGTCAAGAAGTTCCGCCTCCTGCCGCGCGACCTCGACGTGGAGCACGGGGACCTCACCCCGAGCCTCAAGCTGAAGCGGCCGGTCGTCGAGCGCGAGTTCAAGCACCTCATCGACGAGATGTACGAGGGCTCCCGGGAGGCGTAGCAAGGCACAGCACCGGGCGCGGCCCGGGACCGTAAACGACCTTGGGGCAGTGCGGGACAATGGGCCCATGCCTTCCGCACTGCCCGACGGTGAACCCATGCCCGAAGACGGCTCGCTGCCGCTCCACGCCCTGGCGGGAGCCGGGGACCGGCCGCTCGGGTTCTACCTGCACGTTCCGTACTGCGCCACGCGCTGCGGATACTGCGACTTCAACACCTACACGGCCACCGAGCTGCGGGGCACCGGCGGCGTGCTCGCCTCCCGGGAGAACTACGCCGACACCCTGATCGACGAGATCAGGCTCGCGCGCAAGGTGCTCGGGGACGACCCCAGGGCCGTACGGACCGTCTTCGTGGGCGGCGGCACGCCCACGCTGCTGCCCGCCGGCGACCTCGTACGGATGCTCGCGGCGATCCGCGAGGAATTCGGGCTGGCCGAGGACGCCGAGGTCACCACCGAGGCCAATCCGGAGTCCGTGAACCCGGAGTACCTGGCCGAGCTGCGCGCGGGCGGCTTCAACCGCATCTCCTTCGGCATGCAGAGCGCGAAGCAGCACGTCCTGAAGGTGCTCGACCGCACGCACACACCCGGGCGGCCCGAGGCCTGCGTCGCGGAGGCGCGGGCGGCGGGCTTCGAGCACGTGAACCTGGACCTGATCTACGGGACGCCGGGGGAATCGGACGAGGACTGGCGCGCGTCGCTGTCGGCGGCCCTGGGGGCCGGGCCCGATCACATCAGCGCCTACGCGCTGATCGTGGAGGAGGGCACCCAGCTCGCGCGGCGGATCCGGCGGGGCGAGGTCCCGATGACGGACGACGACGTCCACGCGGACCGGTACCTGATCCTCGACGCGGTGATGGCCGAGGCGGGGTACTCCTGGTACGAGGTCTCGAACTGGGCCACCTCCGAGGCCGGGCGGTGCCTGCACAACGAGCTGTACTGGCGCGGCGCCGACTGGTGGGGGGCCGGGCCCGGAGCGCACTCGCACGTGGGCGGGGTGCGGTGGTGGAACGTGAAGCATCCCGGTGCGTATGCGGCGGCGCTGGCCGAAGGTCGGTCGCCCGGGGCGGGGCGGGAGCTCTTGTCCTCGGAGGACCGGCGGGTGGAGCGGATCCTGCTGGAGCTCCGGCTCGTGGACGGGGTGCCGCTGTCGCTGCTGGCCCCTGCGGGGCTGGCGGCGTCCCGGCGGGCCCTGGCCGACGGGCTCCTCGAAGCCGGCCCGTACGCGGCCGGCAGGGCCGTCCTGACCCTGCGCGGGCGGCTCCTGGCCGACGCGGTGGTCCGCGACCTGGTGGACTGACCCCGTCCGGGGCTGCCCTGCGGGTCGGGGACAGCCCCGCAGGGTCGCGGCCCGGGGCTACGCCGTCACGTGGTCGATCAGGTGTTCCACCGCGCCCAGGAGGGTGGGCTCCAGGTCCTTGTACGAGGTCACGCGGGACAGGATGTGCTGCCAGGCGGCTCCGGTGTTCTCCGGCCAGCCCAGGGCGCGGCAGATGCCCGTCTTCCAGTCCTGGCCGGGCGGGACCACCGGCCAGGCGCGGATGCCCAGGGCCGAGGGTTTCACCGCCTGCCAGACGTCCACGTACGGGTGGCCCACGATCAGGACGTGCGGGGAGGTCACCGAGGCCGCGATGCGGGACTCCTTGGAGCCCGGGACCAGGTGGTCCACCAGGATTCCCAGCCGGGCGTCGGCGGCGGGGGCGAAGTCCGCGACCACCGACGGGAGGTCGTCGATGCCCTCCAGGTACTCCACCACGACGCCCTCGATGCGCAGGTCGTCGCCCCACACCCGTTCGACGAGCTCGGCGTCGTGGCGGCCCTCCACGTAGATCCGGCCCGCCCGGGCCACCCGCGCCCGGGCCCCGGGGACGGCGAGGGAGCCCGAGGCCGTACGGGCCGGGGCGGCCGGCCCCCGCGCCGGGCGGGTCAGGGTCACCACCGCGCCGTCCAGGAGGAAGCCGCGGGGTTCGAGGGGGAAGACGCGGCGCTTGCCGAAGCGGTCCTCCAGGGTGACCGTGCCCGCCTCGCAGGCCACCACCGCGCCGCAGAAGTCCGTACCCGCCACCTCGACCACCAGATCGGGATCGGCCGGCACCTCCGGCACGGGCTTGGCGCGCTTCCACTGCGGGGTCAGGTCGGGGGAGTACTCACGCATCCGGCCGAGGGTAGGAGAGCGGGCCCTCTCAGGTGTCCGACACGCCGAAACGGGCCGCCAGTGTGTCGCGTTGGGCACGCACGAAGGCCGCGTCGACCACCGCTCCGTGACCCGGCACGTACAGAGCGTCGTCCCCGCCCAGGGCGAGGAGCCGGTCCAGGGCCGCCGGCCACTGCCGCGGCACCGCGTCCGGACCCGCCTGCGGCTCGCCGGATTCCTCGACCAGGTCGCCGCAGAAGACCACCTCGCGCGCACCGGACACGAAGGCGGCCAGATCGTGCCGGGTGTGCCCCGGGCCGACGTTCGCCAGCAGCACCTGCACCCCGCCCAGGTCGAGCGTCCATTCGCCCGACACCAGGTGCCGGGGGAGCACCAGCAGATCCGCCGCCTCGGCGGCCTCGGCCGCCGCCAGGCCGTGCCGGACCGCGTCCGCCCGCAGCTCGTCCCGGCTCACGGAGAGCAGGGCGTCCAGCCCGACCGGACCGTAGACCTCGGCCCCCGCGAACGCCGCACCACCCAACACGTGGTCGAAATGTCCGTGTGTGAATGCGAGATGGGTCACGCGCCGGCCCGCCAGCCGCTCCGCTTCGGCCCGCACCAGCGCGCCTTCCCGCAGGGAGGACCCGGGGTCGATCAGAAGGGCGGAATCCTCGCCCACCACCAGTCCCACGGTGCAGTCCCACACCGGCAGGCGTCGCCGGCCGGTCCGTTCGGTGAGCCGTTCCCAGCCCGCCTCTTCCCAACGCACGTCCATGCCGCGACGCTACCTTGGCGGGCCGCCCTTGCTAGGGGTGTACCACCCCGCCGTACACTGACCGGGGGATCTCTGGCACTCGAACGCTCAGAGTGCCAGCAGGCAGGGCCTGCCGAAGCCGCGAACGACGGAAACGATGGAGGTGTGCGCGATGCTCAGCGAACGCAGACTCGAAGTGCTGCGCGCCATCGTCCAGGACTACGTCGGGACGGAGGAGCCGGTCGGCTCCAAGGCGCTCACCGAGCGGCACCGGCTCGGCGTCTCGCCCGCCACCGTGCGCAACGACATGGCCGTGCTGGAGGACGAGGGCTACATCGCGCAGCCCCACACCAGCGCCGGCCGGATCCCCACCGACAAGGGCTACCGCCTCTTCGTCGACAAGCTGGCGGGGGTCAAGCCGCTGTCGACGCCCGAGCGCCGGGCCATCCAGAACTTCCTCGACGGGGCCGTGGACCTCGACGACGTCGTCGGCCGGACGGTGCGGCTGCTCGCGCAGCTCACCCGGCAGGTCGCCGTCGTCCAGTACCCGTCGCTCACCCGCTCCACCGTCCGGCACGTCGAGCTGCTCGCGCTGGCCCCGGCCCGCCTGATGCTCGTCCTCATCACGGACACCGGCCGGGTCGAGCAGCGGCTCGTCGACTGCCAGGCCCCCTTCGGGGAGGCCTCGCTCGCGGACCTGCGGGCCCGCCTCAACAGCCGTGTGGTCGGCCGTCGGTTCACCGACGTGCCGCCGCTGGTGAAGGACCTTCCGGAATCCTTCGAGAACGAGGACCGGGTGACGGTGAAGGCCGTCCTCGACACCCTTCTCGAAACGCTGGTCGAGGAGGCGGAGGAGCGGCTGATGATCGGCGGCACCGCCAACCTGACCCGCTTCGGACACGATTTTCCCCTGACGATCAGGCCGGTGCTCGAAGCGCTGGAGGAGCAGGTCGTGCTCCTCAAGCTGCTGGGCGAGGCCAGTGAGTCGGGAATGGCCGTAAAGATCGGGCATGAGAACGCCTACGAGGGACTGAACTCCACGTCCGTCGTCTCGGTCGGCTACGGTTCGGGCGGCGAAGCAGTCGCCAAACTCGGCGTGGTCGGACCGACCCGCATGGACTACCCCGGAACGATGGGAGCGGTACGCGCAGTGGCACGTTACGTCGGACAGATCCTGGCGGAGTCGTAAGTGGCCACGGACTACTACGCCGTTCTCGGCGTGCGCCGCGACGCATCGCAGGACGAGATCAAGAAGGCATTCCGGCGGCTCGCCCGCGAGCTGCACCCGGATGTGAATCCCGATCCCAA is a window encoding:
- a CDS encoding YceI family protein; translated protein: METAGSASPQTSATLTLPHTARLLSCRVLDTVHQPVRQATFEVTDPIGRRIVSGETDPYGGFTAAVPAGEYRLAVTAEGYAPFHGATLVGDPAQPGTGEIVLDSVDPPLLPQPGHWELDPGHSSIGFSARHIGFARINGRFNTFAGAVRIADRMEDSSMRVIIDAASIDTGLRMRDDHLRSADFLDAARYPTVEFYSERFIHRSGSHWSVAGALTLHGVSRSVTLDTRYLGLGTGLEGEPRAACRATAELNREDFTLNWQSMLAQGIAAIGSNVEVALDMQVVHKA
- the holA gene encoding DNA polymerase III subunit delta; translation: MATRKNSTDDPLAPITLAVGQEDLLLDRAVREVVTAARAADTDTDVRDLASDQLQPGTLAELTSPSLFSERKVLVVRNAQDLSADTVKEVKAYLAAPFEEIALVLLHAGGVKGKGLLDAARKAGAREIACPKMTKPADRMAFVRGEFRTLGRSATPEACQTLVDAIGSDLRELASAAAQLCADVEGTIDEAVVGRYYTGRAEASSFTVADRAVEGRAAEALEALRWSLSTGVAPVLITSALAQAVRAIGKLASAPRGARPGDLARDLGMPPWKIDRVRQQMRGWSADGVSDALRAVAAADAGVKGGGDDPEYALEKAVVAVARAARPQRG
- the rpsT gene encoding 30S ribosomal protein S20, with protein sequence MANIKSQVKRNKTNEKARLRNKAVKSSLKTAIRKAREAVVAGDVEKATVASRAASRALDKAVSKGVIHKNAAANKKSALATKVASLQG
- the lepA gene encoding translation elongation factor 4, whose translation is MPAIPSHVPEPSRTDPALIRNFCIIAHIDHGKSTLADRMLQLTGVVDSRQMRAQYLDRMDIERERGITIKSQAVRLPWAPNTGEDQGKTHVLNMIDTPGHVDFTYEVSRSLAACEGTVLLVDAAQGIEAQTLANLYLAMEKDLAIVPVLNKIDLPAAQPEKFAEELANLVGCQPEDVLRVSAKTGLGVDVLLDKIVATVPAPVGPKDAPARAMIFDSVYDSYRGVVTYVRVVDGQLNKRERIRMMSTGATHELLEIGVSSPEMTPADGIGVGEVGYIITGVKDVRQSKVGDTITSLNNGATEALGGYKDPRPMVFSGLYPLDGSDYPDLREALDKLQLNDAALVYEPETSAALGFGFRVGFLGLLHLDVVRERLEREFGLDLIATAPNVVYRVVLEDGKEVTVTNPSEFPEGKIRDVFEPVVRATLLAPSEFIGAIMELCQQRRGTLLGMDYLSEDRVEIRYTLPLAEIVFDFFDQLKSKTRGYASLDYEPTGEQAGSLVKVDILLHGDKVDAFSAVCHKDAAYAYGVRLVAKLRELIPRQAFEIPIQAAVGSRVIARETIRAIRKDVLAKCYGGDISRKRKLLEKQKEGKKRMKMVGSVEVPQEAFIAVLSSDESGGKKK
- a CDS encoding long-chain fatty acid--CoA ligase codes for the protein MSATQTLIENRPPTVATLFLERVAATPNGEAYRYPVPAADGRGGPDDWKSLSWGQAAERVFAIAAGLVELGIQPEQRVALASNTRVEWILADLGVMCAGGAVTTIYPSTNAEESAFILSDSESRILIAEDAAQLAKARERRADLPELAHVVVVEAADAIPADGDPEGWVLSLADLEERGRAYLAKHPEAVKERIAAITADQLATLIYTSGTTGRPKGVRLPHDNWSYMAKATVATGLITKDDVQYLWLPLAHVFGKVLTSGQIEVGHVTAVDGRIDKIIENLPIVQPTYMAAVPRIFEKVYNGVAAKARAGGGAKYKIFQWSVGVAREYAKVTQDNFRRTGRVSAPMGLTAKHKIADALVYSKLREAFGGNLRAAVSGASALAPEIGYFFSGAGIHILEGYGLTESSAASFVNPGEAYRTGTVGKPLPGTEVRIADDGEVLLRGPGIMQGYHGQPEKTAEVLEADGWLHTGDIGELSADGYLRITDRKKDLIKTSGGKYVAPAEIEGQFKALCPYVSSIVVHGADRNFCSALIALDEPSILVWAAESGLEGKTYSQVLAAPETNRLIETYVQTLNEGLQRWQTVKKFRLLPRDLDVEHGDLTPSLKLKRPVVEREFKHLIDEMYEGSREA
- the hemW gene encoding radical SAM family heme chaperone HemW, which gives rise to MPSALPDGEPMPEDGSLPLHALAGAGDRPLGFYLHVPYCATRCGYCDFNTYTATELRGTGGVLASRENYADTLIDEIRLARKVLGDDPRAVRTVFVGGGTPTLLPAGDLVRMLAAIREEFGLAEDAEVTTEANPESVNPEYLAELRAGGFNRISFGMQSAKQHVLKVLDRTHTPGRPEACVAEARAAGFEHVNLDLIYGTPGESDEDWRASLSAALGAGPDHISAYALIVEEGTQLARRIRRGEVPMTDDDVHADRYLILDAVMAEAGYSWYEVSNWATSEAGRCLHNELYWRGADWWGAGPGAHSHVGGVRWWNVKHPGAYAAALAEGRSPGAGRELLSSEDRRVERILLELRLVDGVPLSLLAPAGLAASRRALADGLLEAGPYAAGRAVLTLRGRLLADAVVRDLVD
- a CDS encoding DUF3097 domain-containing protein encodes the protein MREYSPDLTPQWKRAKPVPEVPADPDLVVEVAGTDFCGAVVACEAGTVTLEDRFGKRRVFPLEPRGFLLDGAVVTLTRPARGPAAPARTASGSLAVPGARARVARAGRIYVEGRHDAELVERVWGDDLRIEGVVVEYLEGIDDLPSVVADFAPAADARLGILVDHLVPGSKESRIAASVTSPHVLIVGHPYVDVWQAVKPSALGIRAWPVVPPGQDWKTGICRALGWPENTGAAWQHILSRVTSYKDLEPTLLGAVEHLIDHVTA
- a CDS encoding MBL fold metallo-hydrolase, which codes for MDVRWEEAGWERLTERTGRRRLPVWDCTVGLVVGEDSALLIDPGSSLREGALVRAEAERLAGRRVTHLAFTHGHFDHVLGGAAFAGAEVYGPVGLDALLSVSRDELRADAVRHGLAAAEAAEAADLLVLPRHLVSGEWTLDLGGVQVLLANVGPGHTRHDLAAFVSGAREVVFCGDLVEESGEPQAGPDAVPRQWPAALDRLLALGGDDALYVPGHGAVVDAAFVRAQRDTLAARFGVSDT
- the hrcA gene encoding heat-inducible transcriptional repressor HrcA; amino-acid sequence: MLSERRLEVLRAIVQDYVGTEEPVGSKALTERHRLGVSPATVRNDMAVLEDEGYIAQPHTSAGRIPTDKGYRLFVDKLAGVKPLSTPERRAIQNFLDGAVDLDDVVGRTVRLLAQLTRQVAVVQYPSLTRSTVRHVELLALAPARLMLVLITDTGRVEQRLVDCQAPFGEASLADLRARLNSRVVGRRFTDVPPLVKDLPESFENEDRVTVKAVLDTLLETLVEEAEERLMIGGTANLTRFGHDFPLTIRPVLEALEEQVVLLKLLGEASESGMAVKIGHENAYEGLNSTSVVSVGYGSGGEAVAKLGVVGPTRMDYPGTMGAVRAVARYVGQILAES